A window of Corvus cornix cornix isolate S_Up_H32 chromosome 4, ASM73873v5, whole genome shotgun sequence contains these coding sequences:
- the LOC120409947 gene encoding ribonuclease CL2-like, with amino-acid sequence MAGWVLCMTLVLAALAGAAGETRYEKFLRQHVDYPRTSTLAAHRYCETMLARRRVTAPGRPCKPSNTFVHAPAARPGGRLLPGARCTGFQSTPSAVSLTACRLRGGDTRPPCAYRARQLQQQHVRVACQAGLPVHLAGTYAAPQ; translated from the coding sequence ATGGCGGGCTGGGTGCTGTGCATGaccctggtgctggcagcactggcaggggcGGCGGGCGAGACCCGCTACGAGAAGTTCCTGCGGCAGCACGTGGACTACCCCCGGACATCCACGCTGGCGGCGCACCGCTACTGCGAGACCATGCTGGCGCGGCGGCGGGTGACGGCCCCGGGCAGGCCTTGCAAGCCCTCCAACACCTTCGTGCACGCCCCGGCCGCCCGCCCTGGTGGCCGCCTGCTCCCAGGCGCCCGATGCACGGGGTTCCAGAGCACCCCGAGCGCCGTGAGCCTCACGGCCTGCCGCCTGCGCGGCGGGGACACGCGGCCGCCCTGCGCCTACCGGGCCcgccagctgcagcagcagcacgtgCGCGTGGCCTGCCAGGCCGGGCTGCCCGTGCACCTCGCGGGCACCTACGCGGCGCCGCAGTGA
- the RPS3A gene encoding 40S ribosomal protein S3a — MAVGKNKRLTKGGKKGAKKKVVDPFSKKDWYDVKAPAMFNIRNIGKTLVTRTQGTKIASDGLKGRVFEVSLADLQNDEVAFRKFKLITEDVQGKNCLTNFHGMDLTRDKMCSMVKKWQTMIEAHVDVKTTDGYLLRLFCVGFTKKRNNQIRKTSYAQHQQVRQIRKKMMEIMTREVQTNDLKEVVNKLIPDSIGKDIEKACQSIYPLHDVYVRKVKMLKKPKFELGKLMELHGEGGGAGKPSGDEAGTKVERADGYEPPVQESV; from the exons ATGGCGGTCGGGAAGAACAAGCGCCTCACCAAGGGCGGCAAGAAGGGCGCCAAGAAGAAAGT GGTCGACCCTTTCTCCAAGAAGGACTGGTACGATGTCAAAGCTCCGGCGATGTTCAATATCCGAAACATCGGGAAGACACTTGTCACCAGGACTCAAGGAACTA AAATTGCTTCTGATGGACTGAAGGGCCGTGTGTTTGAAGTGAGCCTGGCTGATCTGCAGAATGATGAGGTCGCCTTCCGCAAATTTAAACTGATCACTGAGGACGTTCAGGGCAAAAATTGTCTGACCAACTTCCATGGGATGGACCTGACACGGGACAAAATGTGCTCCATGGTCAAAAAATGGCAG ACAATGATTGAAGCCCATGTGGATGTCAAAACCACAGATGGGTACCTGCTGCGCCTCTTCTGTGTGGGCTTCACCAAGAAGCGCAATAACCAAATCCGCAAGACCTCCTAtgcccagcaccagcaggtCCGGCAGATCCGCAAGAAAATGATGGAAATCATGACCCGGGAGGTGCAGACCAATGACCTGAAGGAAGTTGTCAATAAGCT GATCCCAGACAGCATTGGCAAGGACATTGAGAAGGCCTGTCAGTCCATTTACCCTCTGCACGATGTCTATGTCCGCAAGGTGAAGATGCTCAAGAAGCCCAAGTTTGAAT TGGGCAAGCTGATGGAGCTGCATGGCGAAGGTGGTGGTGCTGGAAAGCCCTCTGGGGATGAGGCAGGCACTAAGGTAGAGCGAGCTGATGGATATGAGCCGCCTGTGCAAGAGTCCGTGTGA